The following proteins are encoded in a genomic region of Saccharopolyspora antimicrobica:
- a CDS encoding pyridoxal-phosphate dependent enzyme — translation MLIGITDIEATAERIAEHVLRTPTVPSPGLAELLGVPVTAKLELLQRTGSFKVRGAAAKLLSLGEAEREAGVVAVSGGNHGIALAVMAGALGIKATVVMPRSAPGRAVSVAESAGAEVRLTDDMAGAFKLMTDLQAGGLTLVHPFDDPVVIAGQGTVGLEFAEDAGPVTDVLVSIGGGGLISGVATALRARRPDVRIWGVETAGAHAMSAALAAGGPTEIELSSIVSTLSAPQVSPLTYEHVSALVDDVIVVSDAEAVQGVLDFAERAKLWTEPAEGCLLPAARQVLERVGDAELGLLVCGGNAAIADVTDWARRFGL, via the coding sequence GTGTTGATCGGCATCACCGACATCGAGGCAACGGCGGAGCGCATCGCCGAACACGTCCTGCGCACACCGACGGTGCCCAGTCCCGGGCTGGCCGAACTCCTCGGTGTCCCGGTGACGGCGAAGCTGGAGCTGCTCCAGCGCACCGGCTCCTTCAAGGTCCGCGGGGCCGCGGCGAAGCTGCTGTCGCTCGGCGAAGCCGAACGCGAAGCCGGGGTGGTCGCCGTCAGCGGCGGCAACCACGGCATCGCGCTGGCGGTCATGGCCGGGGCGCTCGGCATCAAGGCGACGGTGGTGATGCCGCGCTCCGCGCCCGGCCGCGCCGTCTCGGTCGCCGAATCGGCCGGTGCCGAGGTCCGGCTCACCGACGACATGGCCGGGGCGTTCAAGCTGATGACCGACCTGCAGGCCGGCGGGCTGACGTTGGTCCACCCGTTCGACGACCCGGTCGTCATCGCCGGTCAGGGCACCGTCGGCCTGGAGTTCGCCGAAGACGCCGGGCCCGTCACCGACGTGCTGGTCAGCATCGGCGGCGGCGGGCTGATCTCCGGTGTCGCCACCGCGCTGCGCGCCCGCCGTCCCGACGTGCGGATCTGGGGCGTGGAAACCGCCGGTGCGCACGCCATGTCGGCGGCGCTGGCCGCAGGCGGGCCGACCGAGATCGAGCTGTCGTCCATCGTGTCCACGCTCAGCGCCCCGCAGGTCTCGCCGCTCACCTACGAGCACGTGTCAGCACTGGTCGACGACGTGATCGTCGTCTCTGACGCCGAGGCGGTCCAGGGCGTGCTGGACTTCGCCGAGCGGGCCAAGCTCTGGACCGAGCCGGCCGAGGGCTGCCTGCTCCCCGCCGCCCGCCAGGTGCTGGAACGGGTCGGCGACGCCGAGCTCGGGCTGCTGGTCTGCGGCGGCAACGCCGCCATCGCCGACGTGACCGACTGGGCCCGGCGCTTCGGGCTGTGA
- a CDS encoding serine hydrolase domain-containing protein, which produces MSTESIPQGTVAAGYESVREEFAAVAADQGGDYAAQLVAHVGGRRVVDLWVGPEFTGSSLTGVFSSTKGAAYLVVALLVQDGVLDLDQRVSHYWPEFGAEGKQGITLRDLLAHRAGVVGVEGGFSLDELADDLVIAERLAAARPFWRPGTAFGYHALVIGALTGELVRRTTGRTLQEVFETRVRAPYALDFYLGLPEDQEDRFRTTLPMLPTPTQLAELEAGETAPDSVTGIAYNQHHPDALDLADLPNQRVVRAKGPASVGGVASARGLAGMYAAAISEVDGRAPLLKPDTAAAFAQLHSIGYDVVARTHKAFGLGFTVSAEVYPVLGQGAFGHSGAAGSQAFADPRSGLAYGYTRRRFAFPGGAAPENDRLVRAVHAAVVAQDSGALR; this is translated from the coding sequence ATGTCGACCGAGAGCATCCCGCAGGGCACCGTTGCGGCGGGCTACGAGTCCGTTCGCGAGGAGTTCGCCGCCGTCGCCGCGGACCAGGGTGGCGACTACGCGGCCCAGCTGGTCGCCCACGTCGGCGGACGGCGCGTGGTGGATCTCTGGGTCGGGCCGGAGTTCACCGGCTCGTCGCTGACCGGCGTGTTCTCCTCGACGAAGGGCGCCGCTTACCTGGTCGTGGCCCTGCTCGTGCAGGACGGCGTGCTCGACCTGGACCAGCGGGTGAGCCACTACTGGCCGGAGTTCGGCGCCGAGGGCAAGCAGGGCATCACGCTGCGCGATCTGCTCGCGCACCGCGCCGGGGTGGTCGGCGTGGAAGGCGGGTTCTCGCTCGACGAGCTGGCGGATGACCTGGTGATCGCCGAGCGGCTCGCCGCGGCGCGCCCGTTCTGGCGTCCGGGCACCGCGTTCGGCTACCACGCGCTGGTGATCGGCGCGTTGACCGGCGAACTCGTCCGCCGCACCACCGGCCGGACCCTGCAGGAGGTGTTCGAGACCCGCGTCCGGGCGCCCTACGCCCTGGACTTCTACCTCGGGCTCCCGGAAGACCAGGAGGACCGGTTCCGGACCACGCTGCCGATGCTGCCGACTCCGACGCAGCTGGCCGAGCTGGAGGCCGGCGAGACTGCCCCGGACAGCGTGACCGGCATCGCCTACAACCAGCACCACCCGGATGCGCTCGACCTCGCCGACCTGCCCAACCAACGAGTGGTGCGGGCCAAGGGCCCGGCTTCGGTCGGCGGTGTCGCCTCCGCCCGCGGTCTCGCGGGCATGTACGCGGCGGCCATCAGTGAGGTCGACGGCCGCGCTCCGCTGCTCAAGCCGGACACTGCGGCGGCCTTCGCGCAGCTGCACTCGATCGGCTACGACGTCGTTGCCCGCACGCACAAGGCGTTCGGCCTCGGTTTCACGGTGTCAGCCGAGGTCTACCCGGTCCTGGGCCAGGGTGCGTTCGGGCACAGTGGTGCCGCCGGTTCCCAGGCCTTTGCCGATCCGCGCAGCGGGCTCGCCTACGGCTACACCCGCCGCCGCTTCGCTTTCCCCGGTGGCGCTGCCCCGGAGAACGACCGGCTGGTCCGCGCGGTGCACGCCGCAGTGGTCGCTCAGGACTCGGGCGCGTTGCGGTAG